CCAAGTCGTTATCTATATCTCGGTCTAATTTGAAACTATGAATATGAGAACTATTCTAAGTGAAGCTAACCAGATAAAGGAATTAGAAGGAGATGCTCACTTtacattattatttattgttgttgtgGGAGAAAACAAAAGATCCCGACCTGCCGGATTCCATTGTTATTGCGCCATCAGGTGATCTTGGGAGAAGAGTAAAACTTGGGGTCCCTCAGAAACCTTGAAATCATCTCTGCCTTCTCAGCAGAAAGGTCTGTGTTCTCCAGAATTTGGTCTTTTGATGCCTTGGGAATTGCTTGGACAGAACCAATAGCTTGACTAAGCTGAATTGAGCGACCAGAATGAGAATAACTCAAGCGATGCCTATATGCATATGCTTATCATGGTTTCATTTCACATTTAAGTCAAATATTAGGTGATATAGCTATTGTTAGAGAAAGAAGATACTCCAGAGTTTATACATCTATATAATCAAGAATCCTGAGCTTTAGCACTGTTAGGTTTAGGCATGAAAAATCACGAAAACTAAAATGAGAAGATGCTTCATAATAAAATGATTTACCGCATTTGCATCGTGATTGTCAATGCCTGGAATGGAAGTAACCACTTTAAGGTAAAAGTTCATTCCTTGCACCGATTGCTGCTTCTTTATAACCATAATAAAAGTTCATGcattaaatcaatatttaagTTTAATTCTTAAGTCCAGAAAGCTAATTATTGTATGCACTTCGCACAACTGACCTCAgctttcagtttctctccaattttCTGCTGCTTGTATactgtaattatttttaatataagaaATGTCAATTGGAACAACACATCAAAGTTGGTAATAAGTTTCAGTTTTCACCTCCAAATGAATTATACATGGCAAATGATGAATCAGAACAAAATAAAAGCAACGTATTTAACTCACTTGAAGTATGACTGAATAGAGCGTGATGATAACATAAAAACGTGCAAATTGTGTTCTCAATTTCTGAACTCTGTATGAGAAGAATTGAATCTCGAAAATCTCTTTATGAAATAGATAAAAAAGTCCCAACTAAAGACTTGAAAACCAACAGCTCAGTTACCTGCTGAAGATCAGAGACACGTTGTTGCAATCCCAGTTAGTCACAAAAACAAATGCTACAGACAAACCTCCACAATTGAAAATGAAGTCCTGCAAATAAGCTTCTCAAAATTAGTGGAGAGTCAGTATTTGAAATAAACGTTACTGGAGCAATAGGGACAAAATTAAGGCGAAAAGAATTTGCAGAGAGGAAAGTCGAGATGAAGTTGATAACAGAGAggaaaatatagaatcaagttaattattgacttttttttccttttcaattaccAGGTCAGGGGTTTGCAGCGACGGAGGGAGAATCCACGGAGGACTTGCGAGGGAAGTCAGAGTCACCGCCGAGAAGAGGGTTAGGGGTTTATGGTGGGAGTAAAGTCACACATCGGATCTATCTTAGAAAAAAGTCTCACACCGGGCATGTTTATTAGAGGAGACTAATTTATATACATATGGTGGGAGTAAAGTCGCACATCGGGTAAGTATTATTCTGAACACAAGTTTATATATTTAGTGTGAAAAGTGGTAATTGCTGAGCTTGGTAACGCGAGCTTGTGACCTAAGTAGGGGCATTATTGGTTGGATGTGGGCTTGAATGGATGGCAGTGTCGGACTTGTTTCTCTAAGTATAGAGTTGGGCCTCGTTGCTGGGGCGATGGCCCACGTGGCAACGCACGAGACTGTACTCATACAGCAGCGAGCATGCTCGATTCATGACAATAGAGGGGATAATAAGATACTGCGTCCTCAGCCCACGAGGTCATGTGGGCCTTTCTAACCATcgttgtttttaaaaaaaaatcctcaCCGTTCATACTTTGCACAACTTTTtaacaacaattaaaaaaatttttctccTTCATATATCTTTCTTTGCACAACTATTACATAATCTTTTCTAttcataatttttctttaattctcCGTTCATATATTGTTTTTTTACAACTattacataaatttttttattcatagtttttttgaaaaaaaaatttaccatCAAATAACTAAATTTCACACTAAATTTATAGCTGATCAATTTAATCCTTATAATCTTTAATAttataatcaaatttctttaacaattaaaaaaaatatgcgttcatattttttttttgtacatactttgcacaatttttttaacaattaaaaaaaaatttcttttcatatattttttttttacacaaCTATTACATAATCTTTtctattcataatttttttaattccccattcatattttttttgcaCAACtattacataatttttttggaaaaaaaatttagcattaaataaaaaataaatttcacaTTAAAAAGTTATAGCTGATCAATTTAATCCTtgtaacttttaatattataatcgaattttttaacaattaaaaaaaattatccgttcatatattttttttgtacaaCTATTACATAATCAATTTCTATTACAAGTTGAGAGTTGGGTCTTGGAacttgattctatttttaaaaaatattatgtattaaataattaaatttgttaatatttattgattaattacaataaaatttgtcaataattataatattctatatcatatccttttaataattatcttattttttttatatctctataaatattatatattttttaaataatttttaattttttctttacaATGTTTTgaatatatagtatattttttatatctgTCTATTAAATTTATCTAAATATTTAGAGAACtaattgttaatattttttaataatatattattattttctactacttaaattaatatattctACTACCTaagttattatcattattattattattattattattattattattattattattattattattattaatttgataacgtttaataaatacatataaatctgctttaaaatattttagttcatttttttttataaacattGAGTTATTTGTTTATTGCATGCTTACACCTTTtctttattaaatataaatactttgtgaaattttttattttatagattGTTTGGTATTagtataaataacaaaaaatatatgaagTTATTTAATATAAAGTAAACATATTATgaataacttattttaaaaacataTTTGCTTTAAAAAATGAGGCGGCGCCAGTTaggcgcgcttcatgattttttaagaaTAACTCGTTGTTGCGCTCAACAACAAGAATGCAAGAAATTagttcaaaatatttttaaatctttttttcgATACTGCTGCTATAGGAACACATTCGAAACATGGAAGGTcgagaaagttttctctaacatatcagacttgaggaagtatcacatGATTGTACATTttttcaaggtctttccacagatctgcagattcttttaatgtgagatattcatttttcaatcttacatcaagatgacgacgaagaaaaatcatgactttggctttatccttcttggatgtattattttcagccttaatggtatctccaagatccattgaattaaGATGGATTTTAgcatctagtatccatgataaataattattccctgatatatcaagagcattaaattcaagatgagagaatttcgacataatgaaaatttgtcacctgagtcttcctaaaatttgatcagagtctcgtaCTGATAATATgttgtgaaataaataaataaagaagataaaataaagaaGTGTAAATAGAAGATTCTAGTATTAGTATTTACTAATATAATTATCTCACTATAATAATAGAAGTAACTTATCTATTCACTAGTATTATATATTTGCAACTTAAGAACTTAAAAGAGAGAAATAGAGAATTGTATATGAaaagaggaagagtattttaTTGTTGCTGTGTGTAATCAAGGGAGGCTTAACCTCCGATTTATACATGTACAAGAGtcctcttttttctctttcattagATGTAATTTTCTTGATAATATGGCACTTCACTATTGAAAAGTTAAGTCAACCAAATAATACATGGTCAATGGTCATCCATATTGTAACATTCtaaagtttttatttaaaaaaatttagttaaaaaaagtGATGGTTTACGAACAAGACATACCAACCCATGTGGGCCGAGGGTGCATTAACCCTTTGCCCTCTAGCCTACGCCGAAGTCTCGAGGCCCAACTCTCAACTTGGAGAGGACAGGACAGCATATTGCAAATCCATTTAGCCCAACTAAGAATATCCAAGTCCATGTTCCATTACAATAATGCCCCCACTCAAGTCACAAGCTCGCTTTatcaaattcgaaaaatgtTACACCTTCTCATAAGTTTTATAAACCCGTGTGCCCTAATATATATGACCGAGGTGAGATTTGTCAAGCGAAGAACTTAGaacaattttataaatatttgaataaaaaatttgatctctaaaatatactttttaaaatatatatatctaattcttttcgtctcatttttaaattttttagaggCTTATTtgttgttaatattttttataatttttttcaacaataatataaattttcGAGTACCATTTTAGTAGtttattttagataattataAAACTCGACCtaattattgaaattaaaagttATAAGGAGGTTTATTTGTTGTTAAcattttttgtgaatttttttttgtcaatgatataaattttgggGTACCATTTTACTACTTTATTCTAGATAGTTATAAATTTTgacttaattaataaattttaaaagttataaggATTAAATTGATTAgctataaattttattagtgtagaatttaatttttatttgattttaatattttgttttctaaaaaaatatgaatagaAAAGATTATTTAATGGTTGtgcaaaagaaaatatatgaaCGGAtgagttttttttaattattattaaaaaaattcaattgtgaaaaaaaatataaaagatccACTAGGCCGTGCGGGCTAGTGGGACTTGTGATGACAATAAAGAGGGATAATAGGTCACTGCACCAGCCCACACGACTTAGTGGGactttcatatattttttttataattgaattttttttaataacaattaaaaaatctTCCGttcatatattttcttttgtacAACCATTAAATAATCTTTtctattcatatttttttggaaaacaatatttaaagtcaaataaaaattaaattctacactaataaaatttatagcTAATAAATTTAATccttataacttttaaaattcattaattaagtcaaattttataattatctaGAATAAATTAGTAAAATGGTACCCTAAAATTTATATCGTTGACAAAAAAATCCATAAAAAATGTTAACAACAAATAAGCCTCcttataacttttaaatttCATTAATTAGGTCGAGTTTtataattatctaaaataaaCTACTAAAATGGTACTCGAAAATTTATATTGTTgacaaaaaaattcacaaaaaatattaacaacAAATAAGcctctaaaaaatttaaaaatgagacgaaaagaattagatatatattttttaaaaataaattttagagattaatttttttattcaaatatttataaCATTGTTCTAAGTTCTTCACTTGACAAGTTTCAGCTGGGTCATATATATTAGAGCACACAGGTTTATAAAACTTATGAGAAGGTGTAATATTTTCCAAACTTGATAACGGGAGCTTATGACCTGCGTTGGGCATTATTGTGATAGAACATGGGCTTGGACATTCTTGATGGGTTAAATGGTTTTGTAACATGTTGTTCTGTCATCTTCAAGTTAAGAGTTGGGCATCGTACTTGAGCGTAGGCTAAAGGACAAAGGGTTAATAGGTTGCTGCACTTTCGGCCCACATGGCCTGGTATGTTTTGCTCATAAAccatcattttttcttttttaattattttttttaaaaaaaaactttagatgtatattataattgaattttttttgacaATTAAACAATCTTTTTCGTTTATATATTCTCTTTTGCACAACTATTAAACGATGGAATACTTTTTTTTAACAACtgttcaataatttttttcatctgtaatttttttttttaaaaaatatttaagaatcaaacaaattaaattaaatttaatcaatctaatccttaaaatttttaaaattgattaattaGGTCGAGTTTTATAATTATCTACTTTGACATTGTTAATAAAATGACAATAACAACGTCGTGCCAATATGGTCCAATAGCTTATGAATTTTCTTCACCAACATATATCGataatctttattttaattgttactcaataattaatttagtcaTGAGTTTGATAATATGGTAAATTAACTTAGTCTCTTATGTAGATTATCTCTTTGACGAAATTAGTAAAATCCTAAAATACTAAATGGCCTGAAGTGTCACATACCGTAAAATGGAACTGAATTAATTAGCAAATAAAAATTTGAGAACCAAATTGATTTGATCTCAAATCATACATTTACTTTTATCTTATTAATGATATGGAAAACAATTTTTGGATTAAAACATGTGTTTACATGTTTATAAACCCTTTAAATATGTTTATGAAACTCCATTTTGTAGTTTACACTATATCTAAAACCAAGCATACATCCATTTTGCATCTCTAATCTGTGTGTGAATTGGGATCAAATTTTGTGGTTTGATGTAGATAGAGATTATTCAAttgtttctttttcaagaaGAAAAATCATGAGATAACATTCAAATAGATAAAATTGCTTTATCTATTATACTCTAGCTAGAGTATCACGTATATTACTTATTTTATaccttatctttattttatgaggATCTGCCAACTTTTTCTAGGATGATGATTATGTCTAAATCTGCACAATGACGGGTCTCACTTGCCTTTCACcgtttatgtttatccatgaaTCATTCCAAAGAGAATATGCCAAACTATATTGGATTTCCATTGTGAAATCTTCATAGCAAGATAAAATTCTATTAACAGACAATCAcatgtaaatttttattttataatatactATTATTATCAAACAGTTATTTTATGGTTCATAGTCCTAAAACCAAGTGAGAATAAGTAGTTTAACTATCTTGCAAGAGCTTGGAGAATTAAATGGACAATCATAAAAGAAATCACTCATCTTTTTTAATACATAGCTAGTGAATATTATAAAGAAAGTTGAATAATGTTGAGTCCTATGTTTCAGAAGAAACTTGTAGagtttgaaaaaggattttgaTTGATCAAAAAGAAGAATCCACTTTAACTGATATATTCTTAGGCACCATCATACATAACATAAAAATCATACTCGGAAACGGAGGACGATTAGCTAGGGCGTCAGGTGCTATAACGAAAGTGATTGCAAAGAAGGGAAATCGGCCACATTAAAATTACGTTCTGGGGAGGAGTTTGAAATCCAAAAACTGCTCAGCAACAATCAAACAAGTAGGGAATGTTGGGGTCGCACACATACAAATATAGTGAATTGGAAAGGGATTGCTTAAGGGAGGCACCTTCATTAGATTTTGAACCATAAAATCTAATACAATGCCTACCATAAGCAATCCCTCCATCAGATGATAAACTAATAACTTATCAAATTACATTAAGGTGAAACATTTCTAAGAAGAAACCATCTctacatttttttttaactctAAACTAAGGTAGTAAGGAGGGTAATCATCAAATGCAATCTCCATCCTAACCTTCCTAAACACTAAGGATCTGTCATAACTCTCTAGTCCTAAAAGATCTAACTCTAGTTCTCCAATCAGAACTTACAAATCACACTATTTCATAGTTAAACTAATGCTGAGTGACTCACCTATGTTTCTTCATCATAATCTTCGTCGTCTTCATCTATCCTTCCGTTTATGTTCGCCAACTGAATGGTGTCGATGCTCATTTTTTCCATGTCCGAGAAGGACCATCCAGGGTATTCCTCGTGCTTCTCTTCTACTGTTTGTTTTGCAGAAGAAGTAACCGGAACAGGAGTTGGTGCGTCTGATGAATCTATTACTGGGACTGGAGCTTGTGTGTCCGATGAATCCATTACTGGGACTGGAGCTTGTGTGTCGAACGAATCCATATCCTCATCAACTGGAGCCATATTTAAGTCGATATTCCTTACACACGCTTCGGCTGGCCTGCTAACCGACAAACTCGGCTTAACTTCTTCATGTTCCAACACATTTTCCGGGCTTTCACTGCTATGTGTGTGCTTGCCATTTTGCTTCAATACATCAGATTCATCTTCAAACTTGACAGGTGAAATCATTTCATGATCATGATCTGCTGTTCTATGTCCTCGGCCACGACCTCTACCTCTCCCCCTACCCCTTCCTCTGCCACTAGTATTTCTGGCCTCTAGCTGCGCAAATTATaagataacataaaaaaaactgATATATTACTGCGGATTCATACAAGAAAAAGGAGAAGTCATATAACTTCTAATTTGAAGTAACTTAAAACATTTGATACATTACCATCTTATTTCTCTTTTGCTCCTCATCGCTGTCATTATCATCACCTTCCGCAACTTTCCTGATGTAAGATACAAGATAAACAAAATTCAGCGAGAATAGAACATTTTCAAAATAACAAACAACAGAATCAAGCAAAGCACAAACCTCCTCTTAGGGATAGAACGATCATCACCCGTCGCACCAGAACCACCTAAATCAGGAACCTTGTTGAGAATATCtttcagaaaatcaaacacattaAATGTCTGGACACAATGCTTTCTGCAAAGGCAAGGATTCAAGTAATTGAAGCTATTAGATACTAGAAAGAGGAGCATAACACTTGAGCAAAACATTCAGAAAGCAACGCCATCCCAAAATTTTATATGCCTTCGACCTTTTCCATTGGTCTAATTATATGTATGTACTCGATAAATGGAAGATTATAAAGGGGAATTTAATCTTAAACATCTTTGGATATCAACCCAAAAGAAGAACATGAAAGGATAATGTGACTAAGCAAACTATCAATAGAATTAGGCCTCGTTCGGTAACTATCTCAggacaaaaatacaaaaacatgTTTTGAAGACAGATGCATACATACACAAGGAAAATTTGCCGAAATTTCTGTCCACAAAGAAAAAGCTACGAACGATGGGGACAGAGACAAAGACACAACTTTTCTGTCTTATCAGTATTTTTGTCCTGAGACACTTACCAAAACAACCTCGAAGATCTCCTATTCTTATGAACATCATTGCTATCACCAACCAAACAAAAAAGGAACCTACATGTCAATATATCCTTAACACAAAATCAAAAATTGAAGCCAAAAGAATATCACTTACAAATGCAAAGCAGTCATGGTCTTTGCCCCTCTCCTAAGAGTTATATCATATGTCCTATTACACAAATCTTGCAGGAATAGCTCTAATGCTTTAGCTGCCATTATACACAAACAAGAGATAAATTGATACAAATTCCTCAAAACATataacaagaaaaaataaatacactAATAATAGACTACTTACAAACTAGAAGAGGCACAGCCATAGCAATCTTCCCTACATCCTCATCGGCTTGCATGATTTTCTTAATCCTAGCCTGTCAATAATCAACAAAATAGCACAACCACCAATTCATCAACAAAGGTCAACAATTCCCACACATAATTTATACCCATTTGAGAATATATCATAatatataacaataacaataaatagAAAACAAGTTTACACATTAAAACATGAATAAAGGAAATTCCAAAACCAAACATGAACCAATACAATGGAAACAAAACCCCCATAAAAGAATCACAATGATTACAAATGCAAAAGATTAAGTTACAAACTTTCAGCAAAAGGGTATAAGAAAACGAGGAAAAGGCCAGAACTTACAGCAGGGAAACGTGTATCCAGTTTCTTCCTCATGTTTCTCTTTTGCAGTTTTTCttgtgaagaaaagaaaaaccctTCTCGAGTGGTTTatatgaagaagaaggaagagataAGAGTAtcaaacgaagaagaagaagaagaagaagtgaaaAGGGGAAAAGTTTTGTTTGTTATGGATTTTGAGAATGGAGGTTCCACAAAGCGGTATTCTAGGAGACTCCTACGGTGTAAACCTTTTTtgtcttttgatttttgaaactTATCACGTTGACCACTCCTTTCTTTTCAGTTTTCAAGCTCCTAACtaattaagataaaataaaaagaaaataaaggtcaATATATATAAGGGCGAAAAAAGATATTCggaagataaataaaaaattggtaaaataaatatttttaaaatttatatataatgtttgagatttgttaggattttttgttaaataaataaaaaaattatttataaaaatatataatttataacatTTTTATCGATTTGCACTctatcttatcttgtttacaatgtaaataaaatatatataatgttatgataaaaataaaatatttttttatttatttttaaaaaatcttatttgTTATGATATTGTTATTtctgtatttttaaaatatttattgttgGATCgataaagtttaaaatttaaaatttgaagtgattaatttattgactaacaagtaacaataaattagtttatggcctattaaataaaagatattagaaaaaattaaaaaatcaaaatttatatattaaatttaaatttagacaaattgaacaagaataataaaattaaaaattaaaatttatatattca
The Arachis stenosperma cultivar V10309 chromosome 7, arast.V10309.gnm1.PFL2, whole genome shotgun sequence genome window above contains:
- the LOC130940650 gene encoding uncharacterized protein LOC130940650 translates to MRKKLDTRFPAARIKKIMQADEDVGKIAMAVPLLVSKALELFLQDLCNRTYDITLRRGAKTMTALHLKHCVQTFNVFDFLKDILNKVPDLGGSGATGDDRSIPKRRKVAEGDDNDSDEEQKRNKMLEARNTSGRGRGRGRGRGRGRGHRTADHDHEMISPVKFEDESDVLKQNGKHTHSSESPENVLEHEEVKPSLSVSRPAEACVRNIDLNMAPVDEDMDSFDTQAPVPVMDSSDTQAPVPVIDSSDAPTPVPVTSSAKQTVEEKHEEYPGWSFSDMEKMSIDTIQLANINGRIDEDDEDYDEET